The Thermodesulfovibrionales bacterium genome includes a window with the following:
- a CDS encoding recombinase family protein, producing the protein MKKERAALYARCSTHDKGQDPELQLAPLREYCQRRGFTITGEYVDNGISGTKERRPQLDRLMDAARKRQIDVVLVWKLDRFGRSLKQLVTALDELSGLGIGFISFQDNLDLTTPQGRLMFHIIGAMAEFERELIRERVKAGIDNARRKGKKLGRKGLAPIAKRKIIETFEQNPSLSIREIAKATKQPPTTVHKILSFYRAGKLDRDGFEYDRDLCS; encoded by the coding sequence ATGAAGAAGGAAAGAGCCGCATTATACGCCCGCTGTTCAACCCACGACAAAGGTCAGGACCCGGAATTGCAACTTGCACCCCTCCGGGAGTATTGCCAAAGGAGGGGCTTTACCATCACTGGCGAATATGTGGATAACGGGATCTCCGGGACGAAAGAGCGCCGTCCTCAGCTTGACCGTCTCATGGATGCTGCCAGAAAGCGTCAGATTGATGTTGTCCTTGTCTGGAAGCTTGACCGCTTCGGAAGGTCGCTTAAACAGCTTGTGACAGCCTTGGATGAGCTTTCAGGCCTCGGGATAGGGTTTATATCCTTTCAAGACAATTTAGACCTTACTACGCCTCAGGGGAGGCTTATGTTTCATATAATCGGCGCCATGGCGGAGTTCGAGCGGGAACTCATAAGGGAGCGTGTAAAGGCGGGGATTGACAATGCAAGGCGAAAGGGCAAGAAACTCGGCAGAAAGGGCCTTGCACCAATCGCCAAGAGGAAAATCATCGAGACATTCGAACAGAACCCGAGTCTGTCGATCCGGGAAATCGCCAAGGCCACGAAGCAGCCGCCGACAACTGTTCACAAAATCCTTTCATTTTACCGGGCCGGAAAGTTAGACAGAGATGGGTTCGAGTACGACCGAGATTTGTGTTCATAA
- a CDS encoding ribbon-helix-helix domain-containing protein, with translation MKRKKVKKKQTGVRLEPEQIKAVKYLAVDTDRTFTSLVAEAVDDLLKKHQKKTK, from the coding sequence ATGAAAAGAAAGAAGGTTAAGAAAAAACAGACAGGCGTTAGATTGGAGCCCGAGCAGATAAAGGCGGTCAAATACCTTGCCGTGGATACCGATCGCACGTTCACTTCTCTTGTGGCTGAAGCAGTTGATGACCTGCTAAAGAAGCATCAGAAGAAGACTAAGTAG
- a CDS encoding phage holin family protein, with translation MIFLVHLLITMIAILIISYVFPQIMKADSFMAALVAAFVLGIVNAVLRPVLVFLTLPITLLTLGIFLLVINGLMLLIVSGLVSGFRVNGFSGAILGSMLISLVSWILSWGIRP, from the coding sequence ATGATATTCCTGGTTCACTTGCTCATCACCATGATTGCCATCCTGATCATCTCCTACGTTTTCCCTCAGATCATGAAGGCCGACAGTTTCATGGCAGCTCTGGTGGCGGCTTTCGTTCTGGGCATCGTGAACGCCGTCCTCCGCCCCGTCCTGGTATTCCTAACGTTGCCCATTACGTTGCTGACACTGGGAATCTTCCTGTTGGTCATCAACGGATTGATGCTCCTGATCGTGTCTGGACTGGTTTCCGGGTTCAGGGTGAACGGGTTCTCCGGTGCGATTCTGGGTTCTATGTTAATCAGCCTGGTGAGTTGGATTCTCTCCTGGGGCATTCGGCCCTGA
- a CDS encoding phospholipase D-like domain-containing protein, whose protein sequence is MGILTYIDSQHAIAHNKIMIIDKEVVITGSFNFTKAAEDKNAENLIVLRSGEVAKTYIKNWQKHKAHSMLYEGRK, encoded by the coding sequence ATGGGTATTCTCACCTACATTGATTCACAGCACGCCATAGCTCACAATAAGATAATGATCATAGACAAGGAAGTGGTTATCACCGGCAGCTTCAACTTTACGAAGGCTGCGGAAGACAAAAATGCAGAGAACCTTATCGTTCTCCGATCAGGAGAGGTCGCAAAGACTTATATTAAGAACTGGCAGAAACACAAGGCACATTCCATGCTTTATGAAGGGAGGAAGTAA
- a CDS encoding DNA polymerase IV, with product MELQPLTVRSWPQAILHLDADAFFASCEQAIHPEFKGKPVITGKERGIVAAASYEAKARGVQRGMRLFEVKKVCPEAVILPSDYETYSLFSVRMFEILRRFSPDVEEYSIDEAFVDLTGLRRSFHGPYGMIAGKMQETVERELGIGVSVGVSLSKVLAKIGSKHNKPHGLTLIPGRDIHTYLEKLPLEKVWGIGPNTAAFLMKFGITTALQFARKDQAFIDKHLSKPYQEIWHELNGRSVYPVVTETKSTYQSISKAKTFTPASCDETFIFAQISKNLEGACIKARRYRLAATRLIVFLRTQEFRDTGIELKLSHPTAFPSDLFGPLGEGFRRLYQTGVLYRQTGVVLSGLMPEDKIQYTLFDNTARIEKMSRIYDTVDQLSQRFGKYAIQHAASLPTKLQSQHEGERGDTPERKTDLFKGENKRQRLGLPMLHVKV from the coding sequence ATGGAACTCCAGCCGCTAACCGTACGCTCCTGGCCCCAGGCGATCCTTCATCTCGACGCAGACGCCTTCTTTGCCTCCTGTGAACAGGCCATACATCCCGAGTTCAAGGGGAAGCCCGTCATAACCGGCAAAGAGCGGGGGATCGTTGCTGCCGCCAGTTACGAGGCCAAAGCCAGGGGAGTGCAGCGGGGGATGAGACTCTTTGAGGTGAAGAAGGTCTGCCCAGAAGCCGTGATCCTTCCTTCAGACTACGAGACCTATAGCCTCTTCTCGGTCCGCATGTTCGAGATATTGAGGCGTTTCTCCCCCGATGTGGAGGAATACTCCATAGACGAAGCCTTTGTCGACCTCACCGGCCTTCGCAGGTCCTTTCATGGCCCCTACGGCATGATCGCCGGGAAGATGCAGGAGACCGTGGAGCGTGAACTTGGGATCGGCGTCTCGGTCGGCGTAAGCCTCTCGAAGGTCCTCGCGAAGATAGGTTCAAAACACAACAAGCCCCATGGCCTGACGCTCATTCCCGGCAGGGACATTCACACGTACCTGGAGAAACTGCCGCTCGAAAAGGTCTGGGGCATCGGCCCTAACACTGCGGCCTTCCTCATGAAGTTCGGGATAACGACCGCCTTGCAGTTTGCGCGGAAAGATCAAGCGTTCATAGACAAACACCTGTCCAAGCCCTATCAGGAGATCTGGCACGAACTGAACGGAAGGTCAGTCTATCCCGTCGTCACGGAAACGAAGAGCACCTACCAGTCAATAAGCAAGGCAAAGACCTTCACCCCTGCATCGTGCGACGAGACCTTTATCTTTGCCCAGATCTCAAAGAATCTCGAAGGCGCCTGCATTAAGGCCCGGAGATACAGGCTTGCCGCGACACGGCTTATCGTGTTTCTCAGGACTCAGGAGTTCAGGGATACAGGGATTGAATTGAAGTTGAGCCACCCCACCGCATTTCCCTCAGACCTTTTTGGGCCTTTGGGTGAGGGCTTCAGGCGTCTTTACCAGACCGGGGTTCTCTACCGGCAGACTGGTGTTGTCCTTTCAGGATTAATGCCAGAGGACAAGATACAGTATACACTCTTTGATAACACGGCACGCATTGAGAAGATGTCGAGGATATATGACACCGTTGATCAGCTCTCGCAGCGCTTCGGGAAATACGCTATCCAACACGCCGCAAGTCTGCCTACGAAGCTCCAGTCACAGCACGAGGGAGAGAGAGGGGACACACCGGAGCGAAAGACGGATCTTTTCAAGGGGGAGAACAAAAGGCAAAGGCTCGGTTTGCCAATGCTGCATGTCAAGGTGTGA
- the lexA gene encoding transcriptional repressor LexA, with product MTVNVKKDRLRSRIRDISAFYREKGRMPSFSEIGEMAGLRSKNAVFKLINRLEDIGILERDEKGRLIPKSIAGSVRVLGTVEAGFPSPAEEELADTLSLDDLLIQNRQATFLLKVSGDSMSGAGILPGDMVIVDKSQTPKSGDIVIAEVDGAWTMKYLRKRGESVALIPANPDYKPIRARKELRIAGVVTAVVRKYK from the coding sequence ATGACAGTGAATGTGAAGAAAGATAGACTTCGGTCCCGGATACGAGACATATCTGCTTTCTATCGTGAGAAGGGTAGGATGCCGAGCTTTTCAGAAATCGGGGAGATGGCAGGCCTGCGCTCGAAGAACGCAGTCTTTAAACTCATCAACAGACTTGAAGATATCGGCATCCTTGAAAGAGACGAGAAGGGAAGGCTCATACCAAAGTCCATAGCCGGCTCGGTCAGGGTACTGGGGACCGTGGAAGCGGGTTTTCCGAGCCCTGCGGAGGAGGAACTGGCAGACACTCTGTCCCTCGACGATCTCCTCATACAGAATCGCCAGGCAACGTTTCTCCTTAAGGTGTCCGGAGACTCGATGTCCGGGGCAGGCATACTTCCCGGTGACATGGTGATCGTCGACAAGTCGCAGACCCCGAAGAGCGGGGATATCGTCATAGCCGAGGTCGACGGCGCATGGACGATGAAATACCTGAGGAAGCGGGGAGAGAGCGTGGCCCTCATACCCGCAAATCCCGACTATAAACCCATCAGGGCTAGGAAGGAGCTCAGGATCGCCGGTGTCGTTACCGCGGTTGTGAGGAAGTACAAGTAA
- a CDS encoding arsenosugar biosynthesis-associated peroxidase-like protein codes for MTEYYKDEDLDRFGEVGKHNPELFQKFMAWYGAALEPGLLNKREKVLIGLAVAHAVQCPYCIDAYSRSCLEEGMSLEHITEAVHVASAVRGGASLIHAIQAHNSVEKMSL; via the coding sequence ATGACAGAATACTATAAGGACGAAGACCTCGACCGGTTCGGAGAGGTGGGCAAGCACAATCCAGAGCTTTTCCAGAAATTCATGGCCTGGTACGGCGCTGCCCTTGAACCCGGTCTCCTCAATAAACGAGAGAAAGTGCTCATAGGGCTCGCTGTTGCCCATGCCGTCCAGTGCCCCTATTGCATCGACGCCTATTCCAGGAGCTGCCTGGAAGAGGGGATGAGCCTCGAACACATTACAGAGGCTGTTCATGTTGCCTCTGCCGTCCGCGGCGGCGCTTCACTTATACATGCGATACAGGCGCATAATTCCGTTGAGAAGATGTCGCTCTAG